One genomic window of Trichlorobacter lovleyi includes the following:
- a CDS encoding WecB/TagA/CpsF family glycosyltransferase, giving the protein MKDIVSDKKEVVFFGVGINPWTMNKTVDFIEHGIDNNKFIQHVVVNVAKIVNAQCDPELKSSIEACNIVNVDGMGVVWGARFIGLKVPERVAGVDLFCRLIELSQYKAYPVFLLGATQEVIEKTVVNLKMQFPGLNIAGCHHGYFWGYEENVVGIIKNSGAKLLFVAITSPKKENFINRWRDHLGVNFVMGVGGTFDVVAGKIKRAPLWMQKAGLEWFYRVIQEPNRMWKRYLLTNTKFLFMLLHEKFVKWPKMHPRK; this is encoded by the coding sequence GTGAAAGATATAGTTTCTGATAAAAAAGAAGTTGTTTTTTTTGGCGTGGGAATTAATCCATGGACAATGAATAAGACGGTGGATTTTATTGAACATGGGATTGATAATAATAAATTTATTCAACATGTCGTTGTAAATGTTGCGAAAATTGTCAACGCGCAGTGTGATCCTGAACTAAAATCTTCGATTGAAGCTTGCAATATAGTGAACGTTGACGGCATGGGAGTGGTCTGGGGGGCACGTTTTATTGGCTTAAAAGTGCCTGAACGAGTTGCTGGTGTGGACCTTTTCTGTCGCCTGATTGAACTGTCTCAGTATAAAGCCTATCCAGTATTCCTGCTTGGAGCAACTCAGGAGGTTATTGAAAAAACGGTTGTCAATCTGAAAATGCAATTTCCTGGCTTAAATATTGCCGGTTGCCATCACGGCTATTTTTGGGGCTACGAAGAAAATGTGGTTGGTATTATTAAGAATTCAGGAGCTAAGCTGCTTTTTGTAGCTATAACGTCCCCCAAAAAAGAAAATTTCATCAATCGATGGCGAGACCACCTCGGTGTTAACTTTGTTATGGGAGTTGGCGGTACGTTTGATGTGGTGGCAGGGAAGATCAAACGTGCCCCACTTTGGATGCAGAAAGCTGGCTTGGAATGGTTTTATCGGGTAATTCAGGAGCCAAATCGTATGTGGAAACGCTATCTATTAACAAACACCAAATTTCTTTTTATGCTGTTACATGAAAAATTTGTAAAATGGCCGAAGATGCACCCTAGAAAATGA
- a CDS encoding sugar transferase: protein MLRQQARLITALSIALDQFSLLVAFTCAYITRKGWTGFEVYNDRLWLLLVILPCWYLLYQQAGIYNSLRTVSFWGLVGKLVKAHLWGGLFVASVLYLTKTSEFSRAVLLLFLLYSTLFSLLTKLSVSWILRFFRRKGQNVRYLLVIGTGDVARQFVDLLAAHEDWGLCIVGLIKVAGEDDQSAAMQGYTIIGGLDQVPAICKQQPVDEVIFCVPRRVVVDVDGFLLGLGELGITVRMVISAGFGFNAQREIGLFHNALPILTFHAYAFDVAQLFAKRCLDIIGAVVGLGITACFFPFVALAIRLESSGPLFFGQERVGRHGRIFRCWKFRSMFIDAEERKQDLMAQNEMNGAMFKIKDDPRVTKVGKFIRKTSIDELPQFWNVLCGEMSLVGTRPPTPAEVATYENWHRKRICIKPGITGLWQVSGRNQITDFDEVVRLDIQYIDNWNIWVDVRILLRTIWVVLAGSGAR, encoded by the coding sequence ATGCTTCGTCAGCAAGCCCGGCTGATTACTGCCCTTTCAATTGCGCTGGATCAGTTTAGTCTGTTGGTGGCATTTACCTGTGCCTATATTACCCGAAAAGGGTGGACAGGCTTTGAAGTCTATAATGACCGGTTATGGTTACTGTTGGTGATATTGCCCTGCTGGTACCTATTGTATCAGCAGGCGGGTATTTATAACTCGCTACGTACCGTATCGTTTTGGGGGTTGGTCGGTAAACTTGTTAAGGCTCATCTGTGGGGTGGGCTCTTTGTTGCCAGCGTATTGTACCTGACAAAAACTTCTGAGTTCAGCCGCGCAGTACTATTGCTCTTCCTGTTGTATTCAACGCTATTCTCACTGCTTACTAAGTTGTCTGTTTCGTGGATACTCCGTTTTTTCCGACGTAAAGGCCAAAACGTGCGTTACCTGTTGGTAATTGGTACAGGCGACGTTGCCAGACAATTTGTTGATTTGCTGGCTGCACATGAAGACTGGGGGCTTTGTATAGTGGGACTGATTAAGGTTGCCGGTGAGGATGATCAGTCAGCAGCCATGCAGGGATATACTATCATCGGAGGCTTGGATCAGGTGCCGGCAATCTGCAAGCAACAACCGGTGGATGAGGTAATCTTTTGTGTTCCCCGCCGGGTAGTGGTAGATGTTGATGGATTTTTGCTTGGCCTTGGTGAATTGGGGATTACCGTCAGGATGGTTATTTCTGCCGGGTTTGGCTTTAATGCTCAGCGTGAAATTGGTTTGTTTCACAATGCCTTGCCAATTTTGACATTTCATGCCTATGCCTTTGATGTGGCGCAGTTGTTTGCCAAGCGTTGCCTGGATATTATCGGGGCTGTTGTCGGTTTGGGGATAACAGCCTGTTTTTTTCCTTTTGTGGCCTTGGCAATTCGACTTGAATCATCGGGGCCGCTTTTTTTTGGCCAGGAACGGGTTGGACGTCATGGACGGATTTTCCGTTGCTGGAAATTTCGCAGCATGTTTATTGATGCTGAGGAGCGTAAGCAGGATCTGATGGCACAAAATGAAATGAACGGCGCCATGTTCAAGATTAAGGATGATCCTCGTGTTACCAAAGTAGGTAAATTTATCCGCAAGACAAGCATTGACGAGTTGCCCCAATTCTGGAATGTGTTGTGCGGCGAGATGAGTCTGGTCGGTACACGTCCGCCAACCCCTGCTGAGGTTGCAACCTACGAAAATTGGCATCGTAAAAGAATTTGTATCAAACCCGGTATTACTGGATTATGGCAGGTGTCGGGACGGAACCAGATTACAGACTTTGATGAGGTGGTACGCCTGGATATCCAGTATATTGACAACTGGAATATCTGGGTTGATGTCAGGATTCTTCTTAGGACGATCTGGGTGGTGCTGGCGGGGAGCGGAGCGAGGTAG